Proteins from one Patagioenas fasciata isolate bPatFas1 chromosome 6, bPatFas1.hap1, whole genome shotgun sequence genomic window:
- the MED8 gene encoding mediator of RNA polymerase II transcription subunit 8 isoform X2 yields the protein MQREEKQLELTLEALISQVADLKNSLVSFIYKLENEYDRLTWPSVLDSFALLSGQLNTLNKVLKHEKTPLLRNQVIIPLVLSPDRDEEIMRQTEGRVPVFSHEVVPDHLRTKPDPEVEEQEKQLITDAARISPDVAQKQIQSLNKMCSNLLEKISKEERESESGGLRQNKQTFNPADTNALVAAVAFGKGLSNRRPPGSGASVQSAQPGAGAIIAGASGMQQVPMSGAPAQQQPMLAGVQMAQAGQPGKMPSGIKTNIKSASMHPYQR from the exons ATGCAG AGAGAGGAGAAGCAGCTGGAGCTGACCCTGGAGGCGCTCATCAGTCAGGTGGCTGACCTGAAGAACTCCTTGGTCAGTTTTATCTACAAGCTGGAGAATGAGTATGACCGACTCACATG GCCTTCAGTTCTGGACAGCTTTGCACTGCTGTCAGGGCAGCTGAACACCTTGAATAAAGTGCTAAAGCATGAGAAGACCCCACTGTTGCGAAACCAGGTTATCATACCCCTAGTGCTGTCTCCAGACCGCGATGAGGAGATCATG CGGCAGACAGAGGGGCGCGTGCCGGTGTTCAGCCATGAGGTCGTGCCCGACCATCTTCGAACTAAGCCTGACcctgaggtggaggagcaggagaagcagctgatCACAGATGCAGCTCGAATTAGCCCTGATGTGGCACAG AAACAAATCCAAAGTCTGAACAAAATGTGCTCAAATCTGCTGGAGAAAATCAGTAAGGAGGAGCGTGAATCTGAAAGTGGAG GTTTGCGACAGAACAAGCAGACTTTCAACCCTGCAGATACCAATGCACTGGTAGCAGCTGTGGCCTTTGGGAAAGGATTGTCAAATCGGCGACCCCCTGGCTCTGGAGCATCTGTCCAGTCAGCTCAGCCAGGAGCTGGTGCCATCATTGCAGGTGCTTCGGGCATGCAGCAGGTCCCCATGTCAGGTgcaccagctcagcagcagccgATGCTGGCAGGAGTGCAGATGGCACAAGCAGGACAGCCAG gaaaaatGCCGAGTGGCATAAAAACAAACATCAAATCTGCTTCAATGCATCCATATCAGAGATGA
- the MED8 gene encoding mediator of RNA polymerase II transcription subunit 8 isoform X1, whose product MLLPQGQCVCNRISLTLLRAVWREEKQLELTLEALISQVADLKNSLVSFIYKLENEYDRLTWPSVLDSFALLSGQLNTLNKVLKHEKTPLLRNQVIIPLVLSPDRDEEIMRQTEGRVPVFSHEVVPDHLRTKPDPEVEEQEKQLITDAARISPDVAQKQIQSLNKMCSNLLEKISKEERESESGGLRQNKQTFNPADTNALVAAVAFGKGLSNRRPPGSGASVQSAQPGAGAIIAGASGMQQVPMSGAPAQQQPMLAGVQMAQAGQPGKMPSGIKTNIKSASMHPYQR is encoded by the exons ATGCTGCTGCCGCAAGGGCAATGTGTCTGCAACAGGATTTCACTCACCCTCTTGAGAGCTGTTTGG AGAGAGGAGAAGCAGCTGGAGCTGACCCTGGAGGCGCTCATCAGTCAGGTGGCTGACCTGAAGAACTCCTTGGTCAGTTTTATCTACAAGCTGGAGAATGAGTATGACCGACTCACATG GCCTTCAGTTCTGGACAGCTTTGCACTGCTGTCAGGGCAGCTGAACACCTTGAATAAAGTGCTAAAGCATGAGAAGACCCCACTGTTGCGAAACCAGGTTATCATACCCCTAGTGCTGTCTCCAGACCGCGATGAGGAGATCATG CGGCAGACAGAGGGGCGCGTGCCGGTGTTCAGCCATGAGGTCGTGCCCGACCATCTTCGAACTAAGCCTGACcctgaggtggaggagcaggagaagcagctgatCACAGATGCAGCTCGAATTAGCCCTGATGTGGCACAG AAACAAATCCAAAGTCTGAACAAAATGTGCTCAAATCTGCTGGAGAAAATCAGTAAGGAGGAGCGTGAATCTGAAAGTGGAG GTTTGCGACAGAACAAGCAGACTTTCAACCCTGCAGATACCAATGCACTGGTAGCAGCTGTGGCCTTTGGGAAAGGATTGTCAAATCGGCGACCCCCTGGCTCTGGAGCATCTGTCCAGTCAGCTCAGCCAGGAGCTGGTGCCATCATTGCAGGTGCTTCGGGCATGCAGCAGGTCCCCATGTCAGGTgcaccagctcagcagcagccgATGCTGGCAGGAGTGCAGATGGCACAAGCAGGACAGCCAG gaaaaatGCCGAGTGGCATAAAAACAAACATCAAATCTGCTTCAATGCATCCATATCAGAGATGA